A genomic region of Nocardioides plantarum contains the following coding sequences:
- the dnaE gene encoding DNA polymerase III subunit alpha: MPTGDPFVHLHVHTEYSMLDGAARLGALTQRAAELGQPAVAMTDHGNVFGAYEFYKKATAAGVKPIIGIEAYMAPNISRFERKRVNFYGGGPDDVSSRGAYTHMTLLSESTEGMHNLFRLSTGAWRDGFFQHPRADRDLLSKHGKGLIGTTGCPSGEIQVHLRHGAYDAARQTAADFQDILGRDNYFLELMDHGLDIERRVRDGLLRLSKDLQIPLLATNDSHYVNKEDAPSQEHLLCINSGSTMDIPAGDGPGQRFAFSGDGYYLKTAEEMRHLWRDYPEACDNTLLIAERCDVAFTEGSGTYMPRFPCPPGENEDSWMVKEVERGLQVRYKGAIPDNVRKQAEFEIDVITRMGFAGYFLVVADFINWAKNNGIRVGPGRGSGAGSMVAYAMRITDLDPLVHGLIFERFLNPDRVSMPDFDIDFDERRRGEVIRYVTDKYGDERVSMIVTYGTIKAKQAVKDSSRILGYPFAMGDRITKAMPAAVMGKDVPLQEIFNPEHKRFGEGGEFRQLYDGDHDVKKVVDTAMGIEGLKRQWGVHAAGVIMSSEPLLDIIPMLKRPSDGVMITQFDYPTCENLGLIKMDFLGLRNLTVLDDALKNIQANRGETVVLEDLELTDEATYALLQRGDTLGVFQLDGGPMRALLRSMRPDTFEDISAVGALYRPGPMGADSHNKYARRKTGREPVEALHPELADALQDVLGETYGLIVYQEQVMAIAQKLAGYTLGQADILRRAMGKKKKEELDKQFAGFSAGMTANGFSAAAIKALWDTLLPFSDYAFNKAHSAAYGLVSYWTAYLKANYPAEYMAALLTSTRDDKDKSAIYLNECRRMKIQVLPPDVNESAADFTPVGRDIRFGLTAVRNVGANVVEGIVAGRTEKGRYADFDDFMAKVPALVCNKRVLESLIKAGAFDEMKLKRRALVAVHETAVDQYVDIKRNEAIGQDSLFAGLDDDDEGAFGTSIAVPDIEEWDKMTLLGHERDMLGLYVSDHPLLGLEHVLSQGTDCSIGSLMLDEERSDGSPITISGLVTSVQRKITKRGDAWAMITLEDLDGAIDVLLFPSSYQLASPMLQEDAILTVKGRLSKSKDQPEIHGQEVSMPDLSEGPSGPVTISLPSTRCTAPVIEQLRDVLGTHPGMTEVRLKLLSRQSTKVMRLDDRLRVTPTPALFADLKQLLGPGCLAG, from the coding sequence ATGCCCACCGGCGACCCCTTCGTCCACCTGCACGTCCACACCGAGTACTCCATGCTCGACGGGGCGGCCCGGCTCGGGGCGCTAACCCAACGAGCCGCCGAGCTCGGTCAGCCGGCGGTCGCGATGACCGACCACGGCAACGTGTTCGGCGCCTACGAGTTCTACAAGAAGGCCACGGCGGCCGGGGTCAAGCCGATCATCGGCATCGAGGCCTACATGGCCCCCAACATCAGCCGGTTCGAGCGCAAGCGGGTCAACTTCTACGGCGGCGGGCCCGACGACGTCTCGTCGCGTGGTGCCTACACCCACATGACGCTGCTCTCGGAGTCCACCGAGGGCATGCACAACCTGTTCCGCCTCTCCACGGGTGCCTGGCGCGACGGCTTCTTCCAGCACCCCCGGGCCGACCGCGACCTGCTCAGCAAGCACGGCAAGGGCCTGATCGGGACGACCGGCTGCCCGTCGGGCGAGATCCAGGTCCACCTGCGTCACGGCGCCTACGACGCCGCGCGCCAGACCGCCGCCGACTTCCAGGACATCCTCGGCCGGGACAACTACTTCCTCGAGCTGATGGACCACGGTCTCGACATCGAGCGCCGCGTCCGCGACGGCCTGCTGCGGCTCAGCAAGGACCTGCAGATCCCGCTGCTGGCGACCAACGACTCCCACTACGTCAACAAGGAGGACGCGCCGTCCCAGGAGCACCTGCTGTGCATCAACTCGGGCTCCACGATGGACATCCCGGCCGGTGACGGCCCCGGCCAGCGGTTCGCCTTCTCCGGCGACGGCTACTACCTCAAGACCGCCGAGGAGATGCGCCACCTGTGGCGCGACTATCCCGAGGCCTGCGACAACACCCTGCTCATCGCCGAGCGCTGCGACGTCGCGTTCACCGAGGGCAGCGGCACCTACATGCCCCGCTTCCCCTGCCCTCCGGGGGAGAACGAGGACTCCTGGATGGTCAAGGAGGTCGAGCGCGGGCTGCAGGTGCGCTACAAGGGCGCGATCCCCGACAACGTCCGCAAGCAGGCCGAGTTCGAGATCGACGTCATCACCCGGATGGGGTTCGCCGGCTACTTCCTCGTCGTGGCCGACTTCATCAACTGGGCCAAGAACAACGGCATCCGCGTCGGCCCCGGCCGCGGCTCGGGTGCCGGCTCGATGGTCGCCTACGCGATGCGCATCACCGACCTCGACCCGCTGGTCCACGGCCTGATCTTCGAGCGGTTCCTCAACCCCGACCGCGTCTCGATGCCCGACTTCGACATCGACTTCGACGAGCGCCGGCGCGGCGAGGTGATCCGCTACGTCACCGACAAGTACGGCGACGAGCGGGTCTCGATGATCGTCACCTACGGCACGATCAAGGCCAAGCAGGCCGTCAAGGACTCCTCGCGCATCCTCGGCTACCCGTTCGCCATGGGTGACCGCATCACCAAGGCGATGCCCGCCGCCGTGATGGGCAAGGACGTCCCGCTGCAGGAGATCTTCAACCCCGAGCACAAGCGCTTCGGCGAGGGCGGCGAGTTCCGCCAGCTCTACGACGGCGACCACGACGTCAAGAAGGTCGTCGACACCGCCATGGGCATCGAGGGGCTCAAGCGCCAGTGGGGCGTTCACGCGGCCGGCGTGATCATGTCGAGCGAGCCGCTGCTCGACATCATCCCGATGCTCAAGCGCCCCTCCGACGGCGTGATGATCACGCAGTTCGACTACCCGACCTGCGAGAACCTCGGCCTGATCAAGATGGACTTCCTGGGGCTGCGCAACCTCACGGTCCTCGACGACGCCCTCAAGAACATCCAGGCCAACCGCGGCGAGACCGTCGTCCTGGAGGACCTCGAGCTCACCGACGAGGCGACCTACGCCCTGCTCCAGCGCGGCGACACCCTCGGCGTCTTCCAGCTCGACGGCGGCCCGATGCGAGCGCTGCTCCGCTCGATGCGGCCCGACACCTTTGAGGACATCTCGGCCGTCGGCGCGCTCTACCGACCCGGCCCGATGGGCGCCGACTCCCACAACAAGTACGCCCGTCGCAAGACCGGTCGCGAGCCCGTCGAGGCACTGCACCCCGAGCTCGCCGACGCGCTCCAGGACGTGCTCGGCGAGACCTACGGCCTGATCGTCTACCAGGAGCAGGTCATGGCGATCGCCCAGAAGCTCGCGGGCTACACGCTGGGCCAGGCCGACATCCTGCGCCGCGCCATGGGCAAGAAGAAGAAGGAGGAGCTCGACAAGCAGTTCGCCGGCTTCTCGGCCGGCATGACCGCCAACGGCTTCTCCGCGGCGGCCATCAAGGCGCTGTGGGACACCCTGCTGCCGTTCTCCGACTACGCCTTCAACAAGGCCCACTCCGCGGCCTACGGCCTGGTGTCCTACTGGACCGCCTACCTCAAGGCCAACTACCCGGCCGAATACATGGCGGCGCTCCTCACCTCCACGCGTGACGACAAGGACAAGTCCGCGATCTACCTCAACGAGTGCCGCCGGATGAAGATCCAGGTGCTCCCGCCCGACGTCAACGAGTCCGCCGCCGACTTCACCCCGGTCGGCCGCGACATCCGCTTCGGCCTCACCGCCGTGCGCAACGTCGGCGCCAACGTCGTCGAGGGCATCGTCGCCGGCCGCACCGAGAAGGGCCGCTACGCCGACTTCGACGACTTCATGGCCAAGGTGCCCGCCCTGGTCTGCAACAAGCGGGTGCTCGAGTCACTCATCAAGGCCGGTGCCTTCGACGAGATGAAGCTCAAGCGCCGGGCACTGGTAGCGGTCCACGAGACCGCCGTCGACCAGTACGTCGACATCAAGCGCAACGAGGCCATCGGCCAGGACTCCCTCTTCGCGGGTCTCGACGACGACGATGAGGGCGCCTTCGGCACCTCCATCGCCGTCCCCGACATCGAGGAGTGGGACAAGATGACCTTGCTCGGCCACGAGCGCGACATGCTCGGCCTCTACGTCTCCGACCACCCGCTCCTGGGTCTCGAGCACGTCCTCTCCCAGGGGACCGACTGCTCCATCGGCTCGCTGATGCTCGACGAGGAGCGCAGCGACGGCTCGCCGATCACCATCAGCGGCCTGGTCACCTCGGTGCAGCGCAAGATCACCAAGCGCGGCGACGCCTGGGCGATGATCACCCTGGAGGACCTCGACGGGGCGATCGACGTGCTGCTGTTCCCCAGCTCCTACCAGCTGGCCAGCCCGATGCTGCAGGAGGACGCGATCCTCACCGTCAAGGGCCGGCTGTCCAAGAGCAAGGACCAGCCCGAGATCCACGGGCAGGAGGTCTCCATGCCCGACCTGTCCGAGGGACCCAGCGGGCCGGTCACCATCAGCCTGCCCTCGACGCGCTGCACCGCACCGGTCATCGAGCAGCTCCGCGACGTCCTCGGCACCCACCCCGGCATGACCGAGGTGCGCCTCAAGCTGCTCTCGCGACAGTCGACCAAGGTGATGCGCCTCGACGACCGGCTGCGGGTCACTCCCACGCCGGCGCTCTTCGCCGACTTGAAGCAGCTCCTCGGACCGGGTTGTCTGGCCGGGTGA
- a CDS encoding GNAT family N-acetyltransferase, whose protein sequence is MRLTDVHLRRGDVPDAEAVTAVHLASRRAAPMPAGVHPDDEVRRWLTGRLEHDEVWVAELDGSVVGYVRLTPTWLDDLYVLPAHAGQGIGSMLLELAQALRPDGFSLWVFESNTPARAFYARHGLVEREHTDGSDNEEKAPDLRMSWG, encoded by the coding sequence GTGCGGCTGACTGACGTCCACCTGCGTCGCGGCGACGTCCCCGACGCGGAGGCTGTCACCGCGGTGCACCTGGCCTCGCGACGGGCCGCGCCGATGCCGGCGGGCGTCCACCCCGACGACGAGGTCCGGCGGTGGCTCACGGGGCGTCTGGAGCACGACGAGGTGTGGGTCGCCGAGCTCGACGGCTCGGTGGTCGGCTACGTCCGGCTCACGCCGACCTGGCTCGACGACCTCTACGTGCTGCCGGCACACGCCGGGCAGGGGATCGGCTCGATGCTCCTCGAGCTCGCCCAGGCCCTGCGCCCCGACGGGTTCTCGCTGTGGGTGTTCGAGAGCAACACCCCCGCCCGGGCATTCTACGCACGTCACGGGCTCGTCGAGCGCGAGCACACCGACGGCAGCGACAACGAGGAGAAGGCGCCCGACCTGCGGATGAGCTGGGGCTGA
- a CDS encoding RluA family pseudouridine synthase, whose amino-acid sequence MTSEHRSLPVPESLAGERVDSAMAQMFGLSRTRSAELITRGLVLLDGASVSKSDRVLPGVDLAVEIPVEVDFLEVKPEVVEGIGIIHDDDAIVVIDKPVGVAVHPSPGWSGPTVVGHLAGAGFRIATSGASERQGIVQRLDVGTSGVMVICKSEHAYSVLKNAFRDRTVDKTYHALVQGHPDPHEGTIDAPIARHPGADHRFAVLDGGRPSVTHYETLEAHRFASLLEVHLETGRTHQIRVHMSALKHPCVGDLTYGADPTLAKRFGLTRQWLHAVKLGFEHPETGTYVEYESPYPDDLAAALEVVRAAD is encoded by the coding sequence GTGACGTCCGAGCACCGGAGCCTGCCCGTGCCGGAGTCGCTCGCGGGGGAGCGCGTCGACTCCGCGATGGCACAGATGTTCGGCCTGTCCCGCACCCGCTCGGCCGAGCTGATCACCCGGGGGCTCGTGCTCCTCGACGGGGCGTCGGTGAGCAAGAGTGACCGCGTGCTGCCCGGGGTCGACCTCGCCGTCGAGATCCCGGTCGAGGTCGACTTCCTCGAGGTCAAGCCCGAGGTCGTCGAGGGCATCGGGATCATCCACGACGACGACGCGATCGTGGTGATCGACAAGCCCGTCGGGGTCGCCGTCCACCCCTCGCCGGGCTGGTCGGGACCGACCGTCGTCGGTCACCTGGCCGGTGCGGGGTTCCGCATCGCCACCTCCGGCGCGTCCGAGCGGCAGGGCATCGTCCAACGCCTCGACGTGGGCACGTCCGGGGTGATGGTGATCTGCAAGTCCGAGCACGCCTACTCGGTGCTCAAGAACGCCTTCCGTGACCGCACGGTCGACAAGACCTACCACGCGCTCGTGCAGGGTCACCCCGACCCGCACGAGGGCACCATCGACGCGCCCATCGCCCGGCACCCCGGGGCCGACCACCGCTTCGCGGTCCTCGACGGCGGGCGGCCCAGCGTCACCCACTACGAGACCCTCGAGGCCCACCGCTTCGCGAGCCTGCTCGAGGTCCACCTCGAGACCGGCCGCACCCACCAGATCCGGGTGCACATGTCGGCCCTCAAGCACCCCTGCGTCGGTGACCTGACCTACGGCGCCGACCCGACCCTGGCCAAGCGCTTCGGCCTGACCCGGCAGTGGCTCCACGCGGTCAAGCTCGGCTTCGAGCACCCCGAGACCGGCACCTACGTCGAGTACGAGTCGCCCTACCCCGACGACCTCGCGGCCGCCCTCGAGGTCGTGCGTGCGGCTGACTGA
- the lspA gene encoding signal peptidase II: MVFVLVALAAYAVDQVSKLVAVDRLEGRSDVRVVGDLLQLHLTYNPGAAFSTGTGLTPLITVVAILAALAVLYYARRIGSATWAVALGLLLAGITGNLTDRLLREPGPMRGHVVDFLQLPHWPVFNVADICINVAAGLIVVQAVRGIGLDGTRADDRTEDDRTEDDPTEDDRAETEPDEIKGAP; the protein is encoded by the coding sequence TTGGTCTTCGTCCTCGTGGCCCTTGCGGCCTACGCCGTCGACCAGGTCTCCAAGCTCGTGGCCGTCGACCGGCTCGAGGGGCGGTCCGACGTCCGGGTCGTCGGTGACCTGCTCCAGCTGCACCTGACCTACAACCCCGGTGCCGCGTTCAGCACCGGCACCGGGCTGACCCCGCTGATCACGGTCGTCGCGATCCTGGCGGCCCTCGCCGTCCTCTACTACGCGCGACGCATCGGCAGTGCCACCTGGGCGGTCGCCCTCGGGCTGCTGCTGGCCGGCATCACCGGCAACCTGACCGACCGGTTGCTTCGCGAGCCCGGCCCGATGCGTGGCCACGTCGTCGACTTCCTGCAGCTGCCCCACTGGCCGGTGTTCAACGTCGCCGACATCTGCATCAACGTCGCGGCCGGGCTCATCGTCGTCCAGGCCGTGCGCGGCATCGGGCTCGACGGCACCCGGGCCGACGACCGGACCGAGGACGACCGGACCGAGGACGACCCCACCGAGGACGACCGGGCCGAGACCGAGCCCGACGAGATCAAGGGAGCACCGTGA
- a CDS encoding TraR/DksA family transcriptional regulator, whose product MVRSTRKLAQAARKALTRTPKPASTASASPSSTTKKASAKKAAAPAKKAAAPAKKAAAPAKKAAATKAAAPTKKAAAPAKKAPAKKAAAPAEKVAAKKVAAPAKKAAAKKAAATKAAAPTKKAAAPAKKAAATKAAAPTKKAPAKKAPATKAAPAKKAPAKKAAAPAKKAPATKAAAPAIRTAPTRKAAPGSLVVREGESAWTKAELKEVLDELQEQSTHSAEIVAAMEAEVADLMRDSGDGAGQDQADVGASSFERDHELTVLSNERDKLAQIERAQARIDDGTYGVCESCGDPIGKNRLMAFPRATLCMTCKQREERR is encoded by the coding sequence ATGGTTCGCAGCACCCGCAAGCTCGCCCAGGCCGCCCGCAAGGCGCTGACCCGGACGCCCAAGCCCGCCTCCACCGCTTCGGCCAGTCCGTCCTCGACGACGAAGAAGGCGTCGGCCAAGAAGGCTGCCGCCCCCGCGAAGAAGGCTGCCGCCCCGGCCAAGAAGGCTGCCGCGCCGGCCAAGAAGGCAGCGGCCACGAAGGCCGCGGCTCCGACTAAGAAGGCTGCTGCGCCGGCCAAGAAGGCTCCGGCGAAGAAGGCTGCCGCGCCGGCCGAGAAGGTAGCGGCCAAGAAGGTAGCCGCGCCGGCCAAGAAGGCAGCGGCCAAGAAGGCAGCGGCCACGAAGGCCGCGGCTCCGACTAAGAAGGCTGCCGCGCCGGCCAAGAAGGCAGCGGCCACGAAGGCCGCGGCTCCGACTAAGAAGGCTCCGGCCAAGAAGGCTCCGGCCACGAAGGCCGCGCCCGCGAAGAAGGCGCCGGCCAAGAAGGCCGCCGCGCCCGCGAAGAAGGCCCCGGCCACGAAGGCTGCCGCGCCGGCCATTAGGACCGCCCCCACGCGCAAGGCGGCGCCCGGCTCCCTGGTGGTCCGGGAGGGCGAGTCGGCCTGGACCAAGGCCGAGCTCAAGGAGGTCCTCGACGAGCTGCAGGAGCAGAGCACGCACAGCGCCGAGATCGTGGCGGCGATGGAGGCCGAGGTGGCCGACCTGATGCGCGACTCCGGCGACGGCGCCGGCCAGGACCAGGCCGACGTCGGCGCGTCCAGCTTCGAGCGCGACCACGAGCTCACCGTGCTGAGCAACGAGCGCGACAAGCTGGCCCAGATCGAGCGTGCGCAGGCCCGCATCGACGACGGCACCTACGGCGTGTGCGAGTCGTGCGGCGACCCCATCGGGAAGAATCGGTTGATGGCGTTTCCGCGTGCGACACTGTGCATGACATGCAAGCAGCGCGAGGAACGCCGGTAG
- a CDS encoding DivIVA domain-containing protein, translated as MPLTPEDVSNKRFTPVRLREGYDMGEVDQFLDEVEAELARLTRDNDDLRAKLAAAQSGAPQSAPAPAPVVFEKAPEPPAPAPVAAPVAPPAPEPVAPPVAAPAEVQTIRVETVPQASNAAARLLEIATRNADELVEEAKNDADKIIGEARTKAERLESESKSKADRLESDARTRAQMLDTETSERRTQLFGDLEKERDKLSVEVENLRSFEREYRSRLKSYFSQQLEALAGGSETEPPEEAPAPKRLRSILGEEEA; from the coding sequence ATGCCGTTGACGCCTGAGGACGTGAGCAACAAGCGCTTCACGCCCGTCCGGCTCCGTGAGGGCTACGACATGGGCGAGGTCGACCAGTTCCTCGACGAGGTCGAGGCCGAGCTCGCCCGGCTGACCCGCGACAACGACGACCTGCGAGCCAAGCTCGCTGCCGCCCAGTCCGGTGCGCCGCAGTCGGCCCCGGCCCCCGCCCCGGTCGTCTTCGAGAAGGCGCCCGAGCCGCCGGCTCCCGCCCCGGTCGCCGCGCCGGTCGCGCCGCCCGCCCCCGAGCCGGTCGCCCCGCCCGTCGCAGCTCCGGCCGAGGTCCAGACGATCCGGGTCGAGACCGTGCCGCAGGCCTCCAACGCCGCGGCCCGCCTGCTCGAGATCGCGACCCGCAACGCCGACGAGCTCGTCGAAGAGGCCAAGAACGACGCCGACAAGATCATCGGCGAGGCCCGCACCAAGGCCGAGCGGCTCGAGTCCGAGTCCAAGTCCAAGGCCGACCGCCTCGAGTCCGACGCCCGCACCCGCGCGCAGATGCTCGACACCGAGACGTCCGAGCGTCGTACCCAGCTGTTCGGCGACCTCGAGAAGGAGCGCGACAAGCTCAGCGTCGAGGTCGAGAACCTGCGCTCCTTCGAGCGCGAGTACCGCTCGCGCCTCAAGAGCTACTTCAGCCAGCAGCTCGAGGCACTCGCCGGTGGCAGCGAGACCGAGCCGCCCGAGGAGGCCCCGGCGCCCAAGCGGCTCCGCTCCATCCTCGGCGAGGAAGAGGCCTGA
- a CDS encoding YggT family protein, protein MIAAQILYGLILVFIGCMWIRFIVDWVQVFARSWSPRGVLLVVLEVVYSLTDPPIKALRRVIPPLRIGNFALDLSFLIVFVGAYIALRLVASLLLSG, encoded by the coding sequence TTGATCGCCGCACAGATCCTCTACGGCCTGATCTTGGTGTTCATCGGCTGCATGTGGATCCGGTTCATCGTCGACTGGGTCCAGGTCTTCGCCCGCTCCTGGAGCCCTCGCGGGGTGCTCCTGGTCGTGCTCGAGGTCGTCTACTCCCTGACCGACCCGCCGATCAAGGCCCTGCGCCGGGTGATCCCGCCGCTGCGGATCGGCAACTTCGCCCTCGACCTGAGCTTCCTGATCGTGTTCGTCGGCGCCTACATCGCGCTACGGCTGGTCGCGAGCCTGCTGCTCAGCGGCTGA
- a CDS encoding cell division protein SepF produces MSGAMRRIGEYLGLLEDTGRYDDEYGYDDYDRTQETEPVQAAQPTRPQRRPEQAESRPAPVADLAERRRTSPSVVPAPAASSVAELSRIVTLHPRTYNEARVVGENFRDGTPVIMNLTEMDDNDAKRLVDFAAGLVFATRGTIERITAKVFLLSPPNVTVAAEDKQRIAETGAFFNQS; encoded by the coding sequence ATGAGCGGCGCGATGCGCAGGATCGGTGAATACCTCGGGCTGCTCGAGGACACCGGACGCTACGACGACGAGTACGGCTACGACGACTACGACCGGACCCAGGAGACCGAGCCGGTGCAGGCGGCCCAGCCGACCCGGCCCCAGCGTCGCCCCGAGCAGGCCGAGTCCCGCCCGGCTCCGGTGGCCGACCTGGCCGAACGGCGCCGTACCAGCCCGAGCGTGGTGCCGGCCCCGGCCGCCTCGTCGGTGGCCGAGCTGTCGCGCATCGTGACGCTGCACCCCCGCACCTACAACGAGGCGCGCGTGGTCGGCGAGAACTTCCGCGACGGCACCCCCGTGATCATGAACCTCACCGAGATGGACGACAACGACGCCAAGCGTCTGGTCGACTTCGCGGCCGGGCTGGTCTTCGCCACCCGCGGCACCATCGAGCGCATCACGGCCAAGGTCTTCCTGCTGTCCCCGCCCAACGTCACCGTGGCGGCCGAGGACAAGCAGCGCATCGCCGAGACCGGTGCCTTCTTCAACCAGTCCTAG
- a CDS encoding YggS family pyridoxal phosphate-dependent enzyme translates to MTERSDELATRLAAVRRRIEAACTAADRDPGGVTLVAVTKFFPASDVRVLADLGVTHVGENRHQEAEAKAAECADLDLTWHFIGGLQSNKAAAVAAYADVVESLDRAKLVAGLQRGAEARPEPLDVLLQVSLDTGEGGGRSGAEPADLERLAEAVGTADRLRLCGLMAVAPLDEDPARAFARLAALRQELLQSHPGADVLSAGMSNDLEQAVAVGATHVRVGSAVLGSRPGVK, encoded by the coding sequence GTGACCGAGCGCAGCGACGAGCTCGCGACCCGGCTGGCCGCCGTACGCCGCCGGATCGAGGCCGCCTGCACCGCCGCCGACCGCGATCCGGGCGGGGTCACGCTGGTGGCGGTGACCAAGTTCTTCCCGGCCTCCGACGTCCGGGTGCTGGCCGACCTCGGCGTGACCCACGTCGGCGAGAACCGGCACCAGGAGGCGGAGGCCAAGGCCGCCGAGTGCGCCGACCTCGACCTCACCTGGCACTTCATCGGCGGCCTGCAGAGCAACAAGGCGGCTGCCGTGGCGGCCTACGCCGACGTGGTCGAGTCCCTCGACCGGGCCAAGCTCGTCGCCGGGCTGCAGCGCGGCGCCGAGGCCCGTCCCGAGCCCCTCGACGTGCTCCTGCAGGTCAGCCTCGACACAGGGGAGGGTGGGGGGCGCAGCGGTGCCGAGCCCGCCGACCTCGAGCGCCTCGCCGAGGCCGTCGGTACGGCGGACCGGCTGCGGCTGTGCGGGCTGATGGCGGTCGCGCCCCTCGACGAGGACCCCGCGCGGGCCTTCGCCAGGTTGGCCGCGCTGCGCCAGGAGCTCCTCCAGTCCCACCCGGGTGCCGACGTGCTGTCGGCCGGGATGAGCAACGACCTCGAGCAGGCCGTCGCAGTCGGCGCGACACACGTGCGCGTCGGGTCCGCGGTCCTCGGTTCGAGGCCCGGGGTGAAGTAG
- a CDS encoding polyphenol oxidase family protein, whose protein sequence is MYHHRSTLGPVELAFTDRHGGVSGVPFDSLNLAFFEHGERAVPQRNLEILLDDFAPGCPVVDLSQVHGRHVAVAAPGEPRPQGDGLVTDRPDVVLLVRAADCVPVLFADPAAGVLGAAHAGRAGVAAGVVPATVQAMRDLGAADVTAWIGPHVCGACYEVPVELQDEVADAVPATRATTSWGSPSLDLGAGVRAQLEADGVRVLDVSACTRESPDLYSYRRDGAGSGRLAGLIRRAVAS, encoded by the coding sequence CTGTACCACCACCGCTCCACCCTCGGCCCCGTCGAGCTGGCCTTCACCGACCGGCACGGCGGGGTCAGTGGTGTCCCGTTCGACTCGCTCAACCTGGCCTTCTTCGAGCACGGGGAGCGGGCGGTGCCGCAGCGCAACCTCGAGATCCTGCTCGACGACTTCGCGCCCGGGTGCCCGGTCGTCGACCTCAGCCAGGTCCACGGGCGCCACGTCGCCGTCGCCGCCCCGGGGGAGCCACGTCCCCAGGGCGACGGCCTGGTCACCGACCGGCCCGACGTGGTGCTGCTGGTGCGCGCGGCCGACTGCGTGCCGGTCCTGTTCGCCGACCCGGCCGCGGGGGTGCTCGGCGCGGCCCACGCCGGGCGCGCCGGGGTCGCGGCCGGGGTCGTGCCCGCCACGGTGCAGGCGATGCGCGACCTCGGCGCCGCCGACGTCACCGCCTGGATCGGGCCCCACGTGTGCGGCGCCTGCTACGAGGTGCCCGTCGAGCTGCAGGACGAGGTCGCCGACGCCGTGCCCGCGACCCGGGCGACGACCTCCTGGGGCTCGCCGTCGCTCGACCTCGGTGCCGGGGTGCGGGCCCAGCTCGAGGCCGACGGTGTCCGGGTCCTCGACGTGTCGGCCTGCACCCGCGAGTCACCCGACCTCTACTCCTACCGCCGCGACGGCGCCGGCTCCGGCCGGCTGGCGGGCCTGATCCGACGGGCGGTCGCGTCGTGA
- the ftsZ gene encoding cell division protein FtsZ, with translation MAAAQNYLAIIKVVGIGGGGVNAINRMIEVGLKGVEFIAINTDAQALLMSDADVKLDIGRELTRGLGAGANPEVGGRAAEDHADEIEEVIKGADMVFVTAGEGGGTGTGGAPVVARIARSLGALTIGVVTRPFAFEGRRRMGSADEGIAQLREEVDTLIVIPNDRLLSISDRNVSVLDAFKQADQVLLQGVSGITDLITTPGLINLDFADVKSVMANAGSALMGIGSARGEDRAVAAAEMAVSSPLLEASIDGAHGVLLSIAGGSDLGLFEINHAAALVADAVHPEANIIFGATIDDALGDEVRVTVIAAGFDGGTPKRRTEGTSLRQPVAKPVTQEEVKAAVSARPEARPEQRPEPAQAPAQQAGAAPAPRPAPQVVFDDDDLDIPDFLK, from the coding sequence GTGGCTGCTGCACAGAACTACCTGGCCATCATCAAGGTCGTGGGCATCGGTGGCGGTGGCGTCAACGCCATCAACCGGATGATCGAGGTCGGCCTCAAGGGCGTCGAGTTCATCGCGATCAACACCGACGCCCAGGCGCTGCTGATGAGCGACGCCGACGTCAAGCTCGACATCGGCCGTGAGCTCACCCGCGGCCTCGGTGCCGGCGCCAACCCCGAGGTCGGGGGTCGCGCCGCCGAGGACCACGCCGACGAGATCGAAGAGGTGATCAAGGGCGCCGACATGGTGTTCGTGACCGCCGGCGAGGGGGGTGGCACCGGAACCGGTGGCGCCCCCGTCGTGGCGCGCATCGCTCGCTCGCTCGGCGCCCTGACCATCGGCGTCGTGACCCGCCCGTTCGCGTTCGAGGGCCGCCGCCGGATGGGTTCGGCCGACGAGGGCATCGCGCAGCTGCGCGAGGAGGTCGACACCCTCATCGTCATCCCCAACGACCGGCTGCTGTCCATCAGCGACCGCAACGTGTCGGTGCTCGACGCCTTCAAGCAGGCCGACCAGGTGCTGCTGCAGGGTGTCTCCGGCATCACCGACCTGATCACCACCCCTGGCCTGATCAACCTCGACTTCGCCGACGTCAAGTCGGTCATGGCCAACGCCGGCTCCGCGTTGATGGGCATCGGCTCGGCTCGCGGCGAGGACCGCGCGGTCGCCGCCGCCGAGATGGCCGTCTCGAGCCCGCTGCTCGAGGCCAGCATCGACGGTGCCCACGGGGTGCTGCTCTCGATCGCCGGCGGCTCCGACCTCGGCCTGTTCGAGATCAACCATGCCGCGGCGCTCGTCGCCGACGCGGTGCACCCCGAGGCCAACATCATCTTCGGCGCCACCATCGACGACGCCCTGGGCGACGAGGTGCGGGTCACCGTCATCGCCGCCGGCTTCGACGGCGGCACCCCCAAGCGCCGTACCGAGGGCACCTCGCTGCGCCAGCCGGTCGCCAAGCCGGTGACGCAGGAGGAGGTCAAGGCGGCCGTCTCCGCGCGGCCCGAGGCCCGTCCCGAGCAGCGCCCCGAGCCGGCCCAGGCCCCGGCGCAGCAGGCCGGCGCGGCCCCCGCGCCCCGGCCGGCGCCGCAGGTCGTCTTCGACGACGACGACCTCGACATCCCCGACTTCCTCAAGTAG